The genomic stretch CGCGATCGCTACTATTACCCCGCCAATAAGCCAATACCAACGTAAGTACAGAGCAAAGGCCATTAACCCCAATAAGGCCAGTCCCCAAGCACTGCGAGAATTAGTTAAAATCAATCCTATACTATTACTTAAAATAGCAATAATTATTATCCCTAATTGCCAACTAATGTTGGTGTTCTTTTGCTCTTGCCAACGGCGATAAGTATCAATGCCTAAACCAATCGATAAGGTAAAGGTAATTAATAAATAAAAAGCTAAAGTATTAGCATACATTAATAAGGAAGACATCCGCCCATCAGGGTTGCCATAGGCAATTAATTTAATCCCAATTGCCCGTAAAAACAGGGGGCTTTCCCATCCTGCAATTAATTGCATTAATCCTAAAAAACACAACGGAATTGAGGTTAAAACTAACCACCAAGCGAGTTGATATAAGCGAGAAACCTTATTAAAAAAAAGAGGAAAGGCTGCTAAGAGTAAAAAACAGGGAAAAAAATTACCTAATCCCTCTAAACTCAAAATCGGTTTAAAGGCGAAGATTGAGGTTAAAATTAACCAAAGACTTAATAATCCTAAGGCCCAATTGAAAGGATAGGAAACAATTTGACGATATTTTTGTTTCCACAACCCAAACAGGGCAAATACTAAGGCAGTGGCCCCAAAATCAGCAGAAAAGGGTAAAAGAAATACCCCAAACTTCAGACAATTTCTCGGCCATCGGGAATTGTTTTTGTTTAATCTAGATTTCACGGGTTCTCCCACACCTCCCACCCCTTATATTAAGCAGGTTCCCAACATTCCGTGCGAGTCAAACGAATTTGAGCCAACGCAAAAATCACAGGAATAATGCGGCCATAATTGGTGGCGATCGCCCTCCAGCCCAAATCGGCTAAAAACCAACCCCATAGCACTGGCCCCACAAAGGCAAACAGGCTTCTCACGGCACCATAACGGGCTGCTGTCATCGCCATTCCCCGTCTTGCGCTGTTTACTGCCACTTGGTTGGCCACAGCCGTTCCTCCCTTAATTAAAGCTTGCTGGGCCACTTGATAACGAACAACATGGAGAGCAAACTGTTCGGCAATTTGTTTGAGTAACCAGGGTTTTACCACGGAACTTACGGCTAAGGCACTGCTACCTTTGAGTAGAAGATTGACGGGATTATGTTGTAATTGAACAGGTAAAGCATCAGGGACATGGGACTGAGCTAAAGATTGCTGAATTTTTCCCATCAAACTTGTTTGTTCAGCTTCGGGCAGATTTTTCCAGGCTTTCCCCACCAAATTCAGAAAAATGTCAGCCTCAATATCTGTGGTAGACATTCGATTAGAATAGGGAATTTTTAAGTAATGACAAACACGAATC from Crocosphaera sp. UHCC 0190 encodes the following:
- a CDS encoding O-antigen ligase family protein — translated: MKSRLNKNNSRWPRNCLKFGVFLLPFSADFGATALVFALFGLWKQKYRQIVSYPFNWALGLLSLWLILTSIFAFKPILSLEGLGNFFPCFLLLAAFPLFFNKVSRLYQLAWWLVLTSIPLCFLGLMQLIAGWESPLFLRAIGIKLIAYGNPDGRMSSLLMYANTLAFYLLITFTLSIGLGIDTYRRWQEQKNTNISWQLGIIIIAILSNSIGLILTNSRSAWGLALLGLMAFALYLRWYWLIGGVIVAIAAVFWAAWGPFGQEMMRHLIPSYFWARLTDDLYSDRYVTALRTTQWGVAWEMMLKRPWLGWGLRNFTPVYQTEMNVWMGHPHNLFLMLLAEIGIPGTLLLSGIVGKILFEAVQLLRCWSEEQKWSKKSEELSLYQRQQRQYLLLFTYVVAFSLCLIFNLFDVSIFDVRVNLPGWILLAAIAGLVKTRIQGK
- a CDS encoding YaaW family protein; this translates as MDELRSALELATEDELRSLTQILFSRKFNPLDYLQTPDPIEIQSQDWETWLDAIEQRFRYLAADGLTVLQRKTQGFSYRQTLIRVCHYLKIPYSNRMSTTDIEADIFLNLVGKAWKNLPEAEQTSLMGKIQQSLAQSHVPDALPVQLQHNPVNLLLKGSSALAVSSVVKPWLLKQIAEQFALHVVRYQVAQQALIKGGTAVANQVAVNSARRGMAMTAARYGAVRSLFAFVGPVLWGWFLADLGWRAIATNYGRIIPVIFALAQIRLTRTECWEPA